Proteins co-encoded in one Gossypium arboreum isolate Shixiya-1 chromosome 11, ASM2569848v2, whole genome shotgun sequence genomic window:
- the LOC108472075 gene encoding uncharacterized protein LOC108472075 encodes MEMNAVGEARKLHIQELEEIRRNAYDSAQNYKERRKAFHDKRISFKSFSVGQKVLQFNSKLKIFAGKLKSKWSGPFTMINVFPHGAVEIEDSSGAQFKVNRQRLKPFFESTPIGLIEEIGLEEPKI; translated from the coding sequence ATGGAGATGAACGCTGTTGGTGAAGCACGGAAACTTCATATCCAAGAGCTTGAGGAGATTCGCCGCAACGCTTACGATAGCGCACAAAATTATAAAGAGCGAAGAAAAGCATTTCATGACAAACGAATTTCATTTAAATCATTTTCCGTTGGGCAGAAAGTTCTCCAATTtaactcaaaattaaaaatttttgcagGAAAACTTAAGTCCAAATGGAGCGGACCATTTACCATGATCAATGTTTTTCCTCATGGAGCCGTAGAAATTGAGGATAGCTCAGGTGCACAGTTTAAAGTTAATAGACAACGGCTAAAACCTTTCTTCGAGAGCACACCTATCGGACTAATTGAAGAAATCGGGTTGGAAGAGCCAAAAATCTGA